From a single Phragmites australis chromosome 7, lpPhrAust1.1, whole genome shotgun sequence genomic region:
- the LOC133924022 gene encoding probable aldo-keto reductase 2, giving the protein MFAAPVSVPRMKLGSQGLEVSAQGLGCMGMSAFYGPPKPEPDMIALIHHAIAAGVTLLDTSDMYGPHTNEILVGKALQGGVREKVELATKFGILFADGKPEIRGDPAYVRAACEGSLKRLGVDCVDVYYQHRIDKRVPIEVTIGELKNLVEEGKIKYIGLSEASASTIRRAHAVHPITAVQLEWSLWSRDVEEDIIPTCRELGIGIVAYSPLGRGFFSSGPKLVDSLSEQDFRKHMPRFQPENLNKNAQIFERVNAMATRKGCTPSQLALAWVHHQGSDVCPIPGTTKIENFNQNVGALSVKLTPDEMAELESYAAAGDVQGDRYPQMANTWKDSETPPLSSWKSE; this is encoded by the exons ATGTTTGCCGCTCCGGTGTCTGTGCCCCGCATGAAGCTGGGCTCGCAGGGGCTGGAGGTCTCCGCGCAGGGCCTCGGCTGCATGGGCATGTCCGCCTTCTACGGCCCGCCAAAGCCCGAGCCCGACATGATTGCGCTCATCCACCACGCCATCGCCGCTGGCGTCACCCTGCTCGACACCTCCGACATGTACGGCCCCCACACCAACGAGATCCTCGTCGGCAAG GCACTGCAAGGCGGGGTGAGGGAGAAGGTGGAGCTGGCCACCAAGTTTGGCATCTTGTTCGCCGACGGCAAGCCGGAGATCCGCGGCGACCCGGCGTACGTGCGGGCGGCGTGCGAGGGCAGCCTCAAGCGGCTCGGCGTCGATTGCGTCGACGTCTACTACCAGCACCGCATCGACAAGAGGGTGCCCATCGAGGTCACG ATTGGTGAACTCAAGAATCTGGTTGAAGAAGGAAAGATAAAGTACATCGGATTATCTGAAGCATCTGCATCAACAATCAGAAGAGCTCATGCAGTCCATCCTATAACCGCAGTTCAACTGGAGTGGTCATTATGGTCTAGAGATGTGGAAGAAGATATAATTCCTACTTGCAG AGAACTTGGAATTGGAATTGTGGCTTACAGTCCATTAGGACGAGGGTTCTTCTCCAGTGGGCCAAAACTTGTTGACTCACTATCAGAGCAGGACTTCCGCAAG CATATGCCTAGATTTCAACCTGAGAATCTTAACAAGAACGCCCAGATATTTGAGCGTGTCAACGCAATGGCGACAAGAAAAGGATGCACACCATCACAACTTGCATTAGCTTGGGTTCACCATCAGGGAAGCGACGTTTGCCCCATACCTGGCACAACAAAAATTGAGAATTTCAACCAGAATGTAGGAGCATTGTCTGTGAAGCTCACACCAGATGAGATGGCTGAACTAGAGTCGTACGCTGCTGCAGGTGATGTGCAGGGTGACCGATATCCTCAAATGGCCAACACTTGGAAGGATTCCGAGACCCCTCCATTGTCATCTTGGAAATCCGAGTAG
- the LOC133924024 gene encoding probable aldo-keto reductase 2: MAAAPVSVPRMKLGSQGLEVSAQGLGCMGMSAFYGPPKPEPDMIALIHHAIAAGVTLLDTSDMYGPHTNEILVGKALQGGVREKVELATKFGILFADGKPEIRGDPAYVRAACEGSLKRLGVDCVDVYYQHRIDKRVPIEVTIGELKNLVEEGKIKYIGLSEASASTIRRAHAVHPITAVQLEWSLWSRDVEEDIIPTCRELGIGIVAYSPLGRGFFSSGPKLVDSLSEQDFRKHMPRFQPENLNKNAQIFERVNAMATRKGCTPSQLALAWVHHQGSDVCPIPGTTKIENFNQNVGALSVKLTPDEMAELESYAAAGDVQGDRYPQMANTWKDSETPPLSSWKSE; this comes from the exons ATGGCTGCCGCTCCGGTGTCTGTGCCCCGCATGAAGCTGGGCTCGCAGGGGCTGGAGGTCTCCGCGCAGGGCCTCGGCTGCATGGGCATGTCCGCCTTCTACGGCCCGCCAAAGCCCGAGCCCGACATGATTGCGCTCATCCACCACGCCATCGCCGCTGGCGTCACCCTGCTCGACACCTCCGACATGTACGGCCCCCACACCAACGAGATCCTCGTCGGCAAG GCACTGCAAGGCGGGGTGAGGGAGAAGGTGGAGCTGGCCACCAAGTTTGGCATCTTGTTCGCCGACGGCAAGCCGGAGATCCGCGGCGACCCGGCGTACGTGCGGGCGGCGTGCGAGGGCAGCCTCAAGCGGCTCGGCGTCGATTGCGTCGACGTCTACTACCAGCACCGCATCGACAAGAGGGTGCCCATCGAGGTCACG ATTGGTGAACTCAAGAATCTGGTTGAAGAAGGAAAGATAAAGTACATCGGATTATCTGAAGCATCTGCATCAACAATCAGAAGAGCTCATGCAGTCCATCCTATAACCGCAGTTCAACTGGAGTGGTCATTATGGTCTAGAGATGTGGAAGAAGATATAATTCCTACTTGCAG AGAACTTGGAATTGGAATTGTGGCTTACAGTCCATTAGGACGAGGGTTCTTCTCCAGTGGGCCAAAACTTGTTGACTCACTATCAGAGCAGGACTTCCGCAAG CATATGCCTAGATTTCAACCTGAGAATCTTAACAAGAACGCCCAGATATTTGAGCGTGTCAACGCAATGGCGACAAGAAAAGGATGCACACCATCACAACTTGCATTAGCTTGGGTTCACCATCAGGGAAGCGACGTTTGCCCCATACCTGGCACAACAAAAATTGAGAATTTCAACCAGAATGTAGGAGCATTGTCTGTGAAGCTCACACCAGATGAGATGGCTGAACTAGAGTCGTACGCTGCTGCAGGTGATGTGCAGGGTGACCGATATCCTCAAATGGCCAACACTTGGAAGGATTCCGAGACCCCTCCATTGTCATCTTGGAAATCCGAGTAG